The DNA region TCCTTGGTGACCCGGTCGTCCAGTGAGGTGAGGGACTTTGCGACGCCGGACCACGCGTCGGCGGCGTCGCTGATCCCGGAGAAGTCCGCCTCGTGCAGTTCTTTGAAGGACACCATGTGCCCGAAATCCCCCTTCAGGCGCCCGCGGTCAGGTTGGCGGCGGTCGCGGTTTCGTTGGTGCGGTACCCCTGCTGGGACCGGTCCAGGTTGGCGGCAGCGGAATCGAGCCGGTCGTGCAGAGCCGTGCACTGCTGCAGCCAACGTTCGGTGCTGTCGGTGAGGGCGCCGCCGAAGGCGAAGCCGCGGACCTTCGTCGCCGCGGTGCTCGCGTATTCCGTGAGGCTGTGCGCACCGGCCCCGGCCTTGCCGTTGGTGCTGTTCAGATCGGTGGCTATCTGCCGGGCGGCCCCGGCCGAGGCACCGAGTTCGTACGGGGTGTCCAGGCGGGTAGTCACCGGTCCGGGGGCCGGGTGAGACGGGGGCCTGCCGGCACCGCCGGCCAGGACGAGCCTGCCGGGCGCCGGGCCCTCGTTGGTGCCGCCGGTCCGGCCGGGAGCGGTGGCCGGGGCGACCGGCCCGGTGGTGAACTGCGGGCTGACCATGTGTGTGCGACTCCCCCTCAAGTGAGAAAAGTGCGAACCGCCTCTGCGGGAGAAGGCCCCATCAGCAGCCTCCGTTTGCATGCTGACGCACTCTCACGGGGCCCGGTTGCGGATTCGCAGACGATCTCTGTCAAGGGTTCGTCAAGAGGCTGCAGGCCCGAACCGGAGCCCTTCCCGAAGCGCCGAAATCAGTAATGCAATCTTGACGCCATTCGGGATCGAGGCGAACTGACAGTGACTTAGGATCAGTTGTCACGTCATCAGTTGGTGTACCTCACGCGGGCGGAATGGCAGCTGAGAGCCCGGCGGCGTCGACGCTCCGGCCAGGCAGCACCTGGTGTTGGTGACGCTCAGCACCGAACACCGGCAGCACTGGGACCACTGGGCGACGGTGGTGGGCACCGCCCTGCGGAACCTGTCGCTGGTCGCGCCGCGCCCGGCCGAGGCGGCACCGCCCGCCGTACCGGCGCCGGCGGCCTAGCCGCCGACCGGCCTGGAGGAGCGGGTCCGGCAGGCGTTCGACTGACGTGTGCGGGAGGCCGCCGGTGTTCGGCCGGTGGCGAGAGGAGGTTCGGCGTGATGCGGTTCCTGCTGGACGTGCGAATGGTCCTGCTCGGCCTGGTGGGCCTCGGCAACCTGTGGTGGCTCTACCGGCTGATCACGGTCCGCAGGCTCCGCCGGCAGTGCGAGGGTGTGCCCGTGGAGCAGCAACTCGCCGAGATGCGCGCCGAACTGGCGGCGGCACCGAGCGACACCGTGCTGTTCGACCTGCTGAAGGCGAAGTACCCGGCGGTCAAGGCCGAGCAGGCCGCCGAGGTGGCGCGGTCCGTGGGGCCCTGGCAGGTGATCGAGCGCGGGCCCGACGGAGTGCCAAGCTGGGTGTCCCGACACGCCGAGCGCGCACCGCAGGACCAATCTCCGGCCGAGCAACAGAGGCTGGGGCCGCTGGTCAAGCTGCTCTCGGTGGTCTGCACGCTACTCGCCCTGGCCACCGTCTGGTTCGCCTATCCGCACGTCAACCACCTTGGCCTGGCCGGGATCTGGGTCACCTACGGCGCGGCGCTCCTGCTGCTGGTGCGCTGGGACGTCGGCTGGACGCAGTCGGTCCTGCTGGTGCTGCCGACCCTCCTGATCGGCGGCTTCGCGTTCATCATGGTCATCGGCTGGGCGCACTCCCACGCGATGGAGAAGGCCGGCGGTTTGGGCGGCATGCCGGATGCGGTCGGCCTGGTGCTGTCGCTCTTGTTCGGCCTGTTGGCGGCCGTCATGCCGATCCTCGTTGAGAAGGGCCAGGCCGAGAAGAGCGCGGCCCGGAAGGACGCGGGCGAGCGGGCGCTGAGCGCACACGAGGAAGCGGACCCACGGGCCCACCGGGCCGGGGCATCACCATGGGTCGATCTCCTCCAGCGCGGACCGCCTTGCCTTCGTGTTGCTGCACCAGGTGCCCAGCGCCAGACCCTCCCTGGCCCGAACTGACCGCGGCACCCGACTATGCCCCTCCCATTCGATGAACACCAAGTCCAGAGGCGGCCCATATTGTTCCGATGACCGACCCCATTCACATCAGCCTTCCCGGCAAGACTCCGGTTTCACGCTTCGCCAGCCGAGCGTCTGGAGGCGGCCAGAATATGTATGTGGAATTCATCGCCGAGGACGGACGAATATGACTGTTCCGTGAGTTCTCCCAGCTAGAGGAATTCCCTGCCTCTGACACCTGGCCTGCTCCGTACTGGAGCGACCTGCTGGAAGTGGATGACCAGGCGCTCGTTCCCCACAGCGCCAAGCGATACGACCTGTTCCAGATGATCAATGGCTATCTCTGCTGGACCGACGGCCACGAAGCCCGGCCTTGGAGCGATCTGTGCGTTCAGCTGGCCTTGCCTGCGAGCCCTTGGAAGCTGCTCGACGACACAACGGATCATTAGCGCGCCGCGATTCCCCTGGCTCCTGCGGATCCGGAGCCTCGCCTGCGCTTTCCATACAGGCCCCTGACGTCGCGCCGCCTTGCACACGGCGCAACCAGGCGGCAAGGGTGGAGCGGACCACGCAACCACACTTGCGCTGAAGGGAATTCGATGGCTTCCCGCACAGTCTCCCGCCTCACCGTCACCGTCACCGCGCTCTGCGCTGCGACCGCCGCCGCTCTGCTGGCCGTCGGCGCCGCACCGGCGAGTGCGGCCGCGCCGGACGATCAGGCCAACGGCGGCGGCTTCCGAACCGTCGCGGCCAGCGAGGGCCTCACCGCGGAGAGCGCCGCCGTCCGCGCCCTCGCGGTCCACCTCCGAACCCCGGCCGACACCCTGTGCACCGGCACCTGGACGCACGCGGTGTCCACCGTCCAGTTCCAGCGCTCATCGGGTGGCACGCTGGCCTGGAGCTTCGAGCTGTCCAACACCGCAAAGGGCGCGCTCGGGCCGACCGTGACCGTGACGATGCCGTACTCCTACATCAACGGCCGCGCCATCAACCCGCCGTACCACCCGCACACCGAGCCGAACTGGTACAACTTCCACGGCAGCCTTAATAGTTACCAGTTCATCGGCGGCGGTGGCGGTGGCACCATCCAGACCGGCAACAAGGTCACCTTCTACTGGTTCCTCAAGGGCTCCAAGCCGAACACCGCGGCCGACCGCTACATCACCTGCCAGGTCCCGAGGCCCGGCAGCGCCTGACCGGCCGGCGGAAGACGAGGAGGGATACAGCGATGCACGACGTCGGCAAGCAGCGGATCGAGGTCCTGGACAGGCAGTACGAACTGACGGTCCATTCCCTCACCCGAACGGCGGAGGAGTTCACCGTGACGTACTCCATCACCCCGCCCCTCCCGAACGACGTCCCTCCCGTCTCCCCCGCCGCGCCGCCGCTGTTCCTCTGGCTGGAGGCCACCGACGACCTCGGCAACCACTACACCGACTATGGCGGCGCCCACGGATTGAGCACCGACGGACTACGGACGCAGGGCACCATCTCCGGGCAGCCCGCGGTCGCTGCCGAGGCCGACCGGCTCACCGTGAGGCTCGTCTTCCTTCAAGGGGCATCGGAACACGGGTACGAGTTCTCGCTGCCGCTGCCGGACGAAGCCTGAGACGTCCCGACGCCTGGCCGCCGCCTCCCGGTCAGGCGAACTCGCGCAGGCGGGGCCGGACTCCCAGTGCGGTCAGGGCGAGCGCGGCCGCCAGGGCCGCCGCGCCGAGGCCTGCGGTGGTGGCGTCGAGGTCGTCGTCAGTGGCGGCGACGGCTCCGTCGAATGCCCGCTGGTTGATGGCCTGGGTGTCGTCGAGGGCGGTGCTGAGCACGTCGAAGTCGGCGTTGGACTGGCCCGGGGTGGTGCCGGTGTCGAAGGTGACCGCTTCCTTGAGCTTGCCCTGGGCGTTCAGCTCGCGGATCTTCCGGTCGTCCCGCTGGTACTGCTGGAAGGCGGCCAGCACCCGCTCTGCCGCCTCCTGTTCGCCGGCGAAGGTGATGTTGCGCAGTTCGTCGCCGAGGTAGCCGCCGAAGCCCACCTGGCCGTGGTCGGCCCGGTGCCGGTCGGCCAGCGCGGCGAGCTTGTCGCTGTACGAGGCGAGCGTGGCGCCGTCGACCCGGGCGAAGGACTGGGTCTTGTCGAGGAAGCTCTGCTCGTAGGCGGCCGCCCGGGCGGGGTCGGTCAGGTAGCGGCTCTCGTCGGCGTTGAGGTCGTACGCCACCGCGCGCGCCCGACTGAGGGCGATCACCGAGTCGAAGGAGTTACTCTTGGCGACCACCAGCTGGTGGTCCACCCGGGAGGCCAGCGTCAGCGCGGTGACCAGTCCGGCGAGGGTGAGCAGGGTCGTGACGGCCAGCGGCACGTTCACCAGCCGCCGGTAGCGCACCGCCAGCAGGCGCTGCAGGCCGACCAGGGCCGCGAGCGCGAGCAGACCGGTGACCAGGATCCCCCACCAGCCGCCCGCCAGGGCATCGCGCTGGTCGGTGTAGTTGCGTTCCACGACCACCGCGTTGGCCTTGGTCACCTCGTCGACGGCAGGCAGCAACTGCTGGCGCAGCAGGTCGGTGGCCTGCCGATAGGCGGCGAGGGCGTCCGCCGAGGGGCGGCCAGCCGAAGCGTGGGCCTGGTCCTCCAGCAGCTGGGCGCGGGCCACCAGGGCCTCGTAGCGGCCGAGTTCGCCGATGACGGTCTGCACCGCCCGCTGCCCGGCCGCGTCACCGGCCACCGCCTCCGTGACGCGCTGCAGGTCATTGTCGGCCTGGGTGCGCCGCTGCTCGTAGGTGTCCAGGGTCGCCTTGCGCAGCGCCGCGTAGTCCGGATCGGCGCCGAACAGCAGCAGATTGGCGGCCTGGGCGTCCATGTCGTTGAGCGCGAAGTAGAGGTCGGCCGAACGCACCACCTGAGGGGCGGCCCGGTGGCCAATCACGTCCGTGCCGTCCCGGCCGCCGCCCAGGACGGTGGCAGTCGTGGCACCGGCGGCGAGCAGCGTCATCAGGCAGAGCCCGGCGAGGGCGCGCACCAGGCGCGGAGTGTTCCACCAGGCCCGGCTACGCCAGGAGCGGCCGGGCCGGTGACGGGGGGCACGCGGCGCGGGCAGTGGTAGGGCTGTCTCCTGCCGCGCTGTCTCCGACGCGACCGTTTTCCCCACGACAGCCGTACCGCCCGACGTTCCCGTTGGCATCGCCGCGCGCCCCCTCCCCTGTTTTTCACTGGCCGCCGAACCTTGCCCGGAGGAACCCGCCGGGGGTCGGGGTTCGGCAAACGGTTCGCCGTCAGGCCCCACGCCCGGGCGGCGAACCGTTTCCTCGCAGCTCACACTAGGTGCGGCCGAACATCCGTCCGCCCGCTCTGACGCGTCCTTGACGCGGCCGAGGACGATCTTGACGAGGCATTCACACAGGATCCGGCCAGGTACGCGGCCCCCGCACGGAGCGTGCGGGGCTACTGGCTCTCAGTGGCTGATCGTCCACTGCTGTTCGGCGGACCCCTCGCAGGTCCAGCCGAGCGTCTTCCGGTCCTCGCGGTAGGTCAGGCAGTAGGCCGGAAGGAGCGGGCGCCGACGCGGAACGCGAGTCTCGCCCGTCCCGGATACCTGGTTCAGGGCTGGAACCGGTAGCCGATCCCGGGCTCCGTGATCAGATGGCGCGGCCGGGCAGGGTCGGGTTCGAGCTTCCGGCGCATGCTGGAGAAGAAGACTCTCAAGTAGTTGCTCTGGTTCGCCGCGTCCGGACCCCAGACCTCGCTCAGGATCTGTTGCCCGGGTACCAGTCTCCCGGGGTTGGCCAGCAGGAGGCCGAGGATCTTCCACTCGGTCGGGGTCAGCCGGATCGGGCCGTCCGGGCCGGTGATCGTGCCTGCCTCCAGGTCGACGGCGTTCGGCCCGATCCGCGTCGACGGCGAGGTCTCGGGTTCGGCGGGCCGACGCAGCACAGCGCGGAGCCGGGCCAGCAGTTCGTCCATCACGAACGGCTTGGTCACGTAGTCGTCCGCGCCCGCGTCGAACGCGCGGAGCTTGTCCTCGATCTGGGCCCGCCCGGTCAGCACGATGATCGGCACGGCCAACATGGAGCGCATGCCGTGGATCACGTCGACCCCGTCGAAGTCCGGCAGCCCTAGGTCCAGGAGGACGGCGTCGGGCGAGGACCGGCCCACCGAGTCCAGCGCCTGCTGACCGGTGGCTGCGGTGAGCACCGAATAGTGTCTGGCCTGCAGACTGATCCGCAGGGTGCGCCGCAGCGCCGGCTCGTCGTCGACGACGAGGATGTGGCTCACCGGTCCGCGTTCCTCTCCAGTTCAAGGGTGTCGGGCTCCTCGTGCCCCGTGGACGGCGCTGTCGGCAGGACGAGGAGCATGGTGGTGCCCCCGCCGGGGGTGTCCTCGACGTCCAGGCTGCCGCCCATGGCCTCGGCGAGGCCGCGGGAGAGGGCAAGTCCGAGGCCGACGCCGGTGGTGTTGTCGGTGTCGCCGAGGCGCTGGAAGGGCAGGAAGACCCGGTCGCGGTCCTCGGGGGCGATGCCGGGGCCGCGGTCGATCACCCGGATCTCGACCTGGTCGGCGTGGTGGCTGGCGGTGACCAGGACGGGCGCGCCGGGGGCGTTGTGCCGCAGTGCGTTGGCGATGAGGTTGGCGAGGACGCGTTCCAGCAGCGGCGGGTCGGCGAGTACCGGCGGGGCAGTGTCCAGGTCGAGCGGCTGGACCGGCGCCTGCGGGTCGGACAACGAGTCCACGGCGTGCACCAGCATCTCCTCCAGTGAAATGGGCGCCAGGTGGAGGGTGAGGGCGCCGGCCTGGAGGCGGCTCATGTCGAGCAGGTTGTCAACCAGTCGGGTGAGCTTGACCAGTGACTCGTCGGCGGTGGCGAGGAGTTCGGCCTGGTCCTCGGGCGAGAACTCGACGTCGGGGCTGCGCAGCGAGCCGACCGAGGCGCGGGCGGCGGCGAGCGGGGTGCGCAGGTCGTGGCTGACGGCGGCGAGCAGGGCGGTGCGCATCCGGTCGGCGGCCTTGATCGGCTCGACCTCGGCGGCGACCACGGCCAGCCGGTCACGTTCCAGCGCGGCGCCGACGTGGGCGGCGAAGGCGGTGAGCACCCGCTGGTCGGCGGCGGGCAGCCGGCGGCCGGTGAGCACCAGGACGGCGTCGGCGCCGACCGGGACCTCGGTGGTCTCGTACGGCCCCTCGCCGTCGTCCGGGTGCTCGGTCTCGCAGTGGGCGAGCACCTCGCCGTCGGAGCGGGAGAGCAGCGCGACGGTCTGCATGCCGAAGGCCGTACGGGACTTCTCCAGCAGGGCGGGCAGCGCGTCGGCGCCGCGAAGCACGCTGCCGGCCAGGGTGGAGAGGGTCTCGGCCTCGGCGGTGGCGCGGGCGGCCCGGGTGGTGAGCCGGCCGGCGTGGTCGACCACGGTGGAGACGGCGAGCGCGACCGTGACGAACACCAGGAGGGCGACGATGTTGTTCGTCTCACCGATGGTCAGATCGTGCGCCGGTGGGATGAAGAAGTAGTTCAGCAGCACCGAGGCGACGACGGCCGCCACCACGGCGGAGACCGCCCCACCGAGCAACGCGACGGACACCACGCCGAGCTGGAAGACCAACGCGTCCGTGGTCAGGTTCAGCTGGGCGTGAAACTGTGAGAGCACGGGCGTGAGCAACACGGGCACGATCAGGCCCGAGGCGAACCCGGCGATGGTGCGGCGCTTGGAGTGGCGGCGGCCGAGCGAGGGCAGTCGGCCGCGGCCGGTGAACTCGTGGGTGACCATGTGGACGTCGATGTCCTCGGAGGCGTCCACGGTGGTCTGCCCGGTGCCGGGGCCGGTGAGGAAGCGGTTGATCCGGCCGCGGCGGCTGGTGCCGAGCACCAGCTGGGTGGCGTTGTGGGCGCGGGCGAAGGCGAGCAGCGCGGTGGGGATGTCGTCGCCGACCACCACGTGGTAGCTGCCGCCCAGGTCCTCCACCAGTTGCCGCTGCTGGGCGAGCGCGCCGGAGGAGGCGCCGGCCAGGCCGTCGCTGCGGGAGACGTGAACGGCGAGCAGCTCGCCGCCGGCGGTGCGGTCGGCGATCCGGGCGGCGCGGCGGATGATCGTCTCGCCCTCGGGGCCGCCGGTCAGCGCCACGACGACGCGTTCGCGGGTCTCCCACACGCGGTCGATGTTGTGGCTGGCCCGGTAGTCGCGCAGACCCTCGTCCACCCGCCCGGCCACCCAGAGCAGGGCGAGTTCCCGCAGGGCGGTGAGGTTGCCGACCCGGAAGTAGTTGGAGAGCGCGGCGTCCACCTTCTCCGCCTTGTAGACGTTGCCATGGGCCATGCGCCGACGCAGCGCCTGCGGGGCCATGTCGACGAGTTCGAGCTGGTCGGCCCGACGGACCACCTCGTCCGGGACGGTCTCGCGCTGGGGGATGCCGGTGATCTTCTGGACGACGTCGTTCAGCGATTCCAGGTGCTGGACGTTGACGGTGGTGATGACGTCGATCCCGGCGCCGAGCAGCTCCTCGACGTCCTGCCAGCGCTTGGCGTGCCGCCCGCCGGGGATGTTGGTGTGCGCCAGCTCGTCCACCAGGACGACGGACGGGCAGCGGGCGAGCACCGCGTCGAGGTCCATCTCCTCGAACTCGGCGTCGCGGTAGGAGCGGTGGACACGTGGCAGGACCTCCAGGCCGGCGAGCATGGCCTCAGTGTGGCGGCGGCCGTGGCACTCGATGTACCCGACCACGACGTCGGCCCCGCGCTCCTGTCTGCGCCGGGCCTCGTCCAGCATCCGGTAGGTCTTGCCGACCCCCGGGGCGGAACCGAGGTACACCCTCAGTCGGCCCCTGCGGATGCCGGAGCCGGGGGTGAGGTCGCGGGCCATGGGCACTGCTCTTTCCTTGTGTCG from Kitasatospora cathayae includes:
- a CDS encoding response regulator; this encodes MSHILVVDDEPALRRTLRISLQARHYSVLTAATGQQALDSVGRSSPDAVLLDLGLPDFDGVDVIHGMRSMLAVPIIVLTGRAQIEDKLRAFDAGADDYVTKPFVMDELLARLRAVLRRPAEPETSPSTRIGPNAVDLEAGTITGPDGPIRLTPTEWKILGLLLANPGRLVPGQQILSEVWGPDAANQSNYLRVFFSSMRRKLEPDPARPRHLITEPGIGYRFQP
- a CDS encoding sensor histidine kinase, translated to MARDLTPGSGIRRGRLRVYLGSAPGVGKTYRMLDEARRRQERGADVVVGYIECHGRRHTEAMLAGLEVLPRVHRSYRDAEFEEMDLDAVLARCPSVVLVDELAHTNIPGGRHAKRWQDVEELLGAGIDVITTVNVQHLESLNDVVQKITGIPQRETVPDEVVRRADQLELVDMAPQALRRRMAHGNVYKAEKVDAALSNYFRVGNLTALRELALLWVAGRVDEGLRDYRASHNIDRVWETRERVVVALTGGPEGETIIRRAARIADRTAGGELLAVHVSRSDGLAGASSGALAQQRQLVEDLGGSYHVVVGDDIPTALLAFARAHNATQLVLGTSRRGRINRFLTGPGTGQTTVDASEDIDVHMVTHEFTGRGRLPSLGRRHSKRRTIAGFASGLIVPVLLTPVLSQFHAQLNLTTDALVFQLGVVSVALLGGAVSAVVAAVVASVLLNYFFIPPAHDLTIGETNNIVALLVFVTVALAVSTVVDHAGRLTTRAARATAEAETLSTLAGSVLRGADALPALLEKSRTAFGMQTVALLSRSDGEVLAHCETEHPDDGEGPYETTEVPVGADAVLVLTGRRLPAADQRVLTAFAAHVGAALERDRLAVVAAEVEPIKAADRMRTALLAAVSHDLRTPLAAARASVGSLRSPDVEFSPEDQAELLATADESLVKLTRLVDNLLDMSRLQAGALTLHLAPISLEEMLVHAVDSLSDPQAPVQPLDLDTAPPVLADPPLLERVLANLIANALRHNAPGAPVLVTASHHADQVEIRVIDRGPGIAPEDRDRVFLPFQRLGDTDNTTGVGLGLALSRGLAEAMGGSLDVEDTPGGGTTMLLVLPTAPSTGHEEPDTLELERNADR